In Oncorhynchus gorbuscha isolate QuinsamMale2020 ecotype Even-year linkage group LG02, OgorEven_v1.0, whole genome shotgun sequence, a single genomic region encodes these proteins:
- the LOC124013779 gene encoding uncharacterized protein LOC124013779 isoform X3 produces MFCANQLMKMYPSENKMDRSDERIRRALRRRPYVLNPVRVNSPDSVMWPTGKVHRRPRPSTSAQTPQIHKRPPIIENCGQEQTSGDGRDMNSEPLSQSGRVTRLMERNYDGVISSSNSDDISIYSFTDCESENIVAKPNILLPASVSALKKASHLIELVPTVQPCREQLDKKTQWTNTNEESLRRIKKKNWPP; encoded by the exons atGTTTTGTGCCAATCAATTGATGAAAATGTATCCCTCAGAAAACAAAATGGATCGTAGTGATGAGAGAATCAGAAGAGCTTTAAGGCGCCGCCCTTATGTG TTGAATCCAGTGAGGGTGAACTCCCCTGATTCTGTGATGTGGCCAACCGGTAAGGTGCACAGAAGACCAAGGCCT TCTACTTCAGCGCAGACCCCTCAGATCCACAAAAGGCCT CCAATCATTGAGAACTGTGGGCAGGAACAGACATCTGGGGATGGACGGGACATGAATTCAGAGCCTCTCAGCCAG TCTGGAAGGGTGACTCGGCTGATGGAGAGAAATTATGATGGGGTGATCTCATCCTCCAACTCTGATGACATCTCTATATACTCCTTCACTGACTGTGAATCTGAG AATATTGTGGCCAAGCCCAACATCCTTCTCCCTGCCTCTGTGAGTGCCCTGAAGAAGGCATCGCACCTGATCGAGTTGGTCCCTACTGTCCAGCCCTGCAGGGAGCAGCTGGACAAGAAGACACAGTGGACCAACACCAACGAGGAGAGCCTGAGGAGGATCAAAAAAAAAAACTGGCCTCCATAG
- the LOC124013779 gene encoding uncharacterized protein LOC124013779 isoform X1 produces the protein MFCANQLMKMYPSENKMDRSDERIRRALRRRPYVLNPVRVNSPDSVMWPTGKVHRRPRPSTSAQTPQIHKRPPIIENCGQEQTSGDGRDMNSEPLSQSGRVTRLMERNYDGVISSSNSDDISIYSFTDCESESDEDHERRTPPLIVKDKEDGKVTKFEVREMVEDDNLSLHSLDDSDFLNIVAKPNILLPASVSALKKASHLIELVPTVQPCREQLDKKTQWTNTNEESLRRIKKKNWPP, from the exons atGTTTTGTGCCAATCAATTGATGAAAATGTATCCCTCAGAAAACAAAATGGATCGTAGTGATGAGAGAATCAGAAGAGCTTTAAGGCGCCGCCCTTATGTG TTGAATCCAGTGAGGGTGAACTCCCCTGATTCTGTGATGTGGCCAACCGGTAAGGTGCACAGAAGACCAAGGCCT TCTACTTCAGCGCAGACCCCTCAGATCCACAAAAGGCCT CCAATCATTGAGAACTGTGGGCAGGAACAGACATCTGGGGATGGACGGGACATGAATTCAGAGCCTCTCAGCCAG TCTGGAAGGGTGACTCGGCTGATGGAGAGAAATTATGATGGGGTGATCTCATCCTCCAACTCTGATGACATCTCTATATACTCCTTCACTGACTGTGAATCTGAG tctgatgaGGATCATGAAAGGAGGACACCACCGCTGATAGTGAAGGATAAGGAGGATGGAAAGGTGACAAAGTTTGAAGTGAGGGAAATGGTAGAGGACGACAATCTGTCTCTCCACTCCTTGGATGATTCAGACTTTCTG AATATTGTGGCCAAGCCCAACATCCTTCTCCCTGCCTCTGTGAGTGCCCTGAAGAAGGCATCGCACCTGATCGAGTTGGTCCCTACTGTCCAGCCCTGCAGGGAGCAGCTGGACAAGAAGACACAGTGGACCAACACCAACGAGGAGAGCCTGAGGAGGATCAAAAAAAAAAACTGGCCTCCATAG
- the LOC124013779 gene encoding uncharacterized protein LOC124013779 isoform X2 produces the protein MDRSDERIRRALRRRPYVLNPVRVNSPDSVMWPTGKVHRRPRPSTSAQTPQIHKRPPIIENCGQEQTSGDGRDMNSEPLSQSGRVTRLMERNYDGVISSSNSDDISIYSFTDCESESDEDHERRTPPLIVKDKEDGKVTKFEVREMVEDDNLSLHSLDDSDFLNIVAKPNILLPASVSALKKASHLIELVPTVQPCREQLDKKTQWTNTNEESLRRIKKKNWPP, from the exons ATGGATCGTAGTGATGAGAGAATCAGAAGAGCTTTAAGGCGCCGCCCTTATGTG TTGAATCCAGTGAGGGTGAACTCCCCTGATTCTGTGATGTGGCCAACCGGTAAGGTGCACAGAAGACCAAGGCCT TCTACTTCAGCGCAGACCCCTCAGATCCACAAAAGGCCT CCAATCATTGAGAACTGTGGGCAGGAACAGACATCTGGGGATGGACGGGACATGAATTCAGAGCCTCTCAGCCAG TCTGGAAGGGTGACTCGGCTGATGGAGAGAAATTATGATGGGGTGATCTCATCCTCCAACTCTGATGACATCTCTATATACTCCTTCACTGACTGTGAATCTGAG tctgatgaGGATCATGAAAGGAGGACACCACCGCTGATAGTGAAGGATAAGGAGGATGGAAAGGTGACAAAGTTTGAAGTGAGGGAAATGGTAGAGGACGACAATCTGTCTCTCCACTCCTTGGATGATTCAGACTTTCTG AATATTGTGGCCAAGCCCAACATCCTTCTCCCTGCCTCTGTGAGTGCCCTGAAGAAGGCATCGCACCTGATCGAGTTGGTCCCTACTGTCCAGCCCTGCAGGGAGCAGCTGGACAAGAAGACACAGTGGACCAACACCAACGAGGAGAGCCTGAGGAGGATCAAAAAAAAAAACTGGCCTCCATAG